The genome window AATTAGCAACAGTATAGTATCGTGCTGATTTATTTCCTCCTGTTATCTCAATATTTGCATCATAATTAAAATAAAACTCCTTAACGTATTTTGGTGAATAGTAATTAACATCAGCATATCTATATGGATTTTTACCAGATGCATAATTATAAATGGTTTCATCAGTATATGTTGGATCCAAACCATCATTAACACGGGCTTGGTTATAATAATGCATATATTCGGCAGAACCTAAATATTTTGGTAGGCTCTTTGGTACAAATACTCCGTTATCAAATCTGGTTGTAATCTGCTGTTTTTGTACTTTCCCTTTTTTCGTTGTAATATAAATCGCCCCTTTTGCAGCGCGGCTTCCATAAAGTGCGGCCGCTGAAACCCCTTTTAGAAAAGTGATTTGCTCAACTTCTGTAGACAATACTGTATTAATATCACGGGGAACTCCATCTACTAACACCAGAATGCCGTTCATTCCCCAGAGATTACCATTAAGTCCTCCAATTAAAGCCTGGACTCCATCTAAACTATAAGTTGTATAGTTTTTTTCTAAAATTTCAGGCAGATTTACAAAAGAAACACCTCCCATTAAATCCTTGCTTTCTTCTTTCTTAAAAGCAACCTGAACTAAATTTGAATTCTCTTTGTTTAAATTTATGTCACTTACAGCAGTTGTTGCTTTTAGTACAAGTGCAGTATAGCCAGCAGCGCTAAACTCAATATCTGTATCAGCTGTTACGGTTATTGAGTAGCTCCCGTTCTTATCGGTAGCTGCTTTAACATTATCTTTTTTACTGACAACAGCTGCATTCACAAGTGGTTTTCCTCCTGCTCCGATAACAATTCCAGCTAAATTTATTTTTTGGTCAATTTGAGCGAAAATCTTGGCAGGTAAGAAAGCAAATAGCACAAAACATAACACTATTTTAAGTTGTATATATCTCATTATTCTATAATTTTATTTTTAAATTTTTTAAAATAATCATTTTAATTACCATCCAGGATTTTGTGAAAATTCTAAATACATATTTACATCTGCATTTTTTAACGGAAGCCAATAATGCTTTTCGCTAAAGTTTCTCACCAAAATCACTTCCTCACGAATATTTATAACTCTATTTTCGCTTGGCTTTGCTGCATCAAATGGAGCAGCACGGTCAAATTCAATAGATTTTTTAATTGTATAAGGACTCTGAATCAATAATAACCAGCGGCGCAGATCATTAAAGCGGTGTCCTTCAAAACTCAGCTCCACAGCACGTTCACGTCTAACCTCGTTCATAAATAAATCTAATGAACCTAGGTAATCTGCTGCAACGTGTCCAACGCCCGCTCTGTCACGAATTACATTTATAGCATCTACAGCAGTTCCTGTATATTTTGGATCTTTTCCTGTAACTGAGCCATAACCCTGCGCTGCAGCTTCAGCATACATAATGTAGATATCAGACAGACGCATCCAGGGAAGGTGGATATTTAAGTTATTACCGTATCCAAATCCATCATCAAACTTATTTGCACTTCTGGGAATAAACTTATACAGCAGATAACCAGTTCTGCTTCCTGTGCTTATATTTCGGTAGCTGCCGTTTGTATAAAGGTTTGCATAACGGTTGCTTTCTTCAGCAGCTGGAATAGAACCTGTAACGCATTTTACACCATCATATACAATGTCATTGTAAAAACGCGGATCACGGCCTTTCCAAGGATATCTTGGATCATATCCTGAATCTGCATCAGCTTTAGTTATATCTTTAATAGGTTTTCCATTCGCCATTCCATAATTATCAACATAATTAGCTGTAGGAAGGAATTTTACATCCCCGTCACATATCTGAGGTGCTGGCTGATACTGCTTAGAAGTACCCCAGTTAGATCCGTTTGCTCCCCAGTACGGACCTCTAAAAATAGCTTCAGTACCGCCTGGCATTTTCCAGTTACTTCCGGT of Flavobacterium marginilacus contains these proteins:
- a CDS encoding RagB/SusD family nutrient uptake outer membrane protein; its protein translation is MKNYIKILSKYSLIISLLLLSGSCNEYLEKSPDSDISPEEAFKNFENFQGFTEELYQSIPDFTNGYWTNSWNWGEDEIQSTARDFHFICKIDKGDFWGWQREYDGWQAGWINRNTVSTDNDRMHKDLWTLGWAGIRKANIGLANIDKMTEYTQEEKDLIKGQLLFFRGWFHFEFMQYFGGLPYIDEVLPSDQPLKLPRLSYQACADKAAADFRAAADLLPVNWDNTVIGKRTLGKNELRINKIMALGYLGKNYLWAGSPLMNKVSTGNAAYNAEYCKKAAAAFAELLTITESGTSQYKLMPFAKYSDNFYTTGSNWKMPGGTEAIFRGPYWGANGSNWGTSKQYQPAPQICDGDVKFLPTANYVDNYGMANGKPIKDITKADADSGYDPRYPWKGRDPRFYNDIVYDGVKCVTGSIPAAEESNRYANLYTNGSYRNISTGSRTGYLLYKFIPRSANKFDDGFGYGNNLNIHLPWMRLSDIYIMYAEAAAQGYGSVTGKDPKYTGTAVDAINVIRDRAGVGHVAADYLGSLDLFMNEVRRERAVELSFEGHRFNDLRRWLLLIQSPYTIKKSIEFDRAAPFDAAKPSENRVINIREEVILVRNFSEKHYWLPLKNADVNMYLEFSQNPGW